In Eptesicus fuscus isolate TK198812 chromosome 23, DD_ASM_mEF_20220401, whole genome shotgun sequence, one genomic interval encodes:
- the DYNLL1 gene encoding dynein light chain 1, cytoplasmic, producing the protein MCDRKAVIKNADMSEEMQQDSVECATQALEKYNIEKDIAAHIKKEFDKKYNPTWHCIVGRNFGSYVTHETKHFIYFYLGQVAILLFKSG; encoded by the exons ATGTGCGACCGAAAGGCGGTGATCAAAAATGCCGATATGTCGGAGGAGATGCAACAGGACTCCGTGGAATGTGCTACTCAGGCATTGGAGAAATACAACATAGAAAAGGATATCGCGGCCCATATTAAGAAG gagttTGACAAGAAGTACAACCCCACCTGGCACTGCATCGTGGGGAGGAACTTCGGTAGTTACGTGACACATGAAACCAAACACTTCATCTACTTCTACCTGGGCCAAGTGGCCATTCTTCTGTTCAAATCTGGTTAA